A genomic stretch from Octopus bimaculoides isolate UCB-OBI-ISO-001 chromosome 15, ASM119413v2, whole genome shotgun sequence includes:
- the LOC106879037 gene encoding tRNA N(3)-methylcytidine methyltransferase METTL6 isoform X2: MSIMQFVVELIWDYIVIVLMNKCMYKLTSMWSLNLLEIAATSSTTLQNEGCIGYVCFHARGGMLETKSVSSEDTKISSHMLSPEDIAKLEKDQKLVSEFKQNKFERDACKNWDLFYKRNTTKFFKDRHWTTREFKDLLNESDSDKIALEVGCGVGNFLFPLLQETSLFFYACDFSKRAVEFVKVIKPGGCLLFRDYGLYDHAMLRFAPGHKLAENFYVRQDGTRAYYFSTEFIEHLLCDAGYDICQLHYVKRETVNKKEGLCVPRIFVQGKFMVTTS; the protein is encoded by the exons ATGAGTATTATGCAATTTGTGGTAGAGCTGATATGGGATTACATAGTGATAGTTCTtatgaataaatgcatgtataagctaacctctatgtggtcactcaacctgctagaaatagcagccacctCATCTACTACTTTACAAAATGAAGGATGTATTGGTTATGTATGTTTTCACGCAAGAGGCG GTATGCTTGAAACTAAATCAGTTTCGAGTGAAGACACCAAAATATCTTCCCATATGTTGTCACCAGAAGACATTGCTAAATTAGAAAAAGATCAGAAACTGGTGTCTGaattcaaacaaaataaattcGAAAGAGATGCTTGCAAAAATTGGGATTTGTTTTATAAACGGAACAcgacaaaattttttaaagaccGACATTGGACAACTCGAGAATTCAAAGACTTGTTAAATGAATCAGATTCTGAT aagatagcATTGGAGGTTGGTTGTGGTGTTGGCAATTTCTTGTTTCCACTACTACAAGAAACCAGTTTGTTCTTCTATGCCTGTGACTTTTCGAAACGAGCTGTAGAATTCGTTAAg GTAATCAAACCCGGTGGTTGTCTTCTATTCCGAGATTATGGTCTCTATGACCACGCCATGTTACGTTTTGCACCTGGTCACAAATTGGCAGAAAATTTCTATGTACGGCAAGATGGCACTCGGGCATATTATTTCTCAACAG agtTTATTGAACATTTACTGTGTGATGCTGGTTATGATATTTGTCAACTCCATTATGTGAAACGGGAGACTGTCAATAAGAAAGAAGGACTTTGTGTACCACGTATATTTGTACAAGGGAAGTTCATGGTGACAACATcttga
- the LOC106879037 gene encoding tRNA N(3)-methylcytidine methyltransferase METTL6 isoform X1 — protein MSIMQFVVELIWDYIVIVLMNKCMYKLTSMWSLNLLEIAATSSTTLQNEGCIGYVCFHARGGMLETKSVSSEDTKISSHMLSPEDIAKLEKDQKLVSEFKQNKFERDACKNWDLFYKRNTTKFFKDRHWTTREFKDLLNESDSDKIALEVGCGVGNFLFPLLQETSLFFYACDFSKRAVEFVKQNEYYDEKRCKVFECDITEDDLMSHIPSQSVDIVSLIFVLSSIHPDKMLKCLQNIKKVIKPGGCLLFRDYGLYDHAMLRFAPGHKLAENFYVRQDGTRAYYFSTEFIEHLLCDAGYDICQLHYVKRETVNKKEGLCVPRIFVQGKFMVTTS, from the exons ATGAGTATTATGCAATTTGTGGTAGAGCTGATATGGGATTACATAGTGATAGTTCTtatgaataaatgcatgtataagctaacctctatgtggtcactcaacctgctagaaatagcagccacctCATCTACTACTTTACAAAATGAAGGATGTATTGGTTATGTATGTTTTCACGCAAGAGGCG GTATGCTTGAAACTAAATCAGTTTCGAGTGAAGACACCAAAATATCTTCCCATATGTTGTCACCAGAAGACATTGCTAAATTAGAAAAAGATCAGAAACTGGTGTCTGaattcaaacaaaataaattcGAAAGAGATGCTTGCAAAAATTGGGATTTGTTTTATAAACGGAACAcgacaaaattttttaaagaccGACATTGGACAACTCGAGAATTCAAAGACTTGTTAAATGAATCAGATTCTGAT aagatagcATTGGAGGTTGGTTGTGGTGTTGGCAATTTCTTGTTTCCACTACTACAAGAAACCAGTTTGTTCTTCTATGCCTGTGACTTTTCGAAACGAGCTGTAGAATTCGTTAAg CAAAATGAATATTATGATGAGAAGAGATGTAAAGTATTTGAGTGTGATATAACTGAAGATGATTTGATGTCCCACATCCCATCCCAGTCTGTTgatattgtttcattaatttttgttttgtcatcAATCCATCCTGATAAGATGCTTAAGTGTttacagaacataaagaag GTAATCAAACCCGGTGGTTGTCTTCTATTCCGAGATTATGGTCTCTATGACCACGCCATGTTACGTTTTGCACCTGGTCACAAATTGGCAGAAAATTTCTATGTACGGCAAGATGGCACTCGGGCATATTATTTCTCAACAG agtTTATTGAACATTTACTGTGTGATGCTGGTTATGATATTTGTCAACTCCATTATGTGAAACGGGAGACTGTCAATAAGAAAGAAGGACTTTGTGTACCACGTATATTTGTACAAGGGAAGTTCATGGTGACAACATcttga
- the LOC106879037 gene encoding tRNA N(3)-methylcytidine methyltransferase METTL6 isoform X3, producing the protein MLETKSVSSEDTKISSHMLSPEDIAKLEKDQKLVSEFKQNKFERDACKNWDLFYKRNTTKFFKDRHWTTREFKDLLNESDSDKIALEVGCGVGNFLFPLLQETSLFFYACDFSKRAVEFVKQNEYYDEKRCKVFECDITEDDLMSHIPSQSVDIVSLIFVLSSIHPDKMLKCLQNIKKVIKPGGCLLFRDYGLYDHAMLRFAPGHKLAENFYVRQDGTRAYYFSTEFIEHLLCDAGYDICQLHYVKRETVNKKEGLCVPRIFVQGKFMVTTS; encoded by the exons ATGCTTGAAACTAAATCAGTTTCGAGTGAAGACACCAAAATATCTTCCCATATGTTGTCACCAGAAGACATTGCTAAATTAGAAAAAGATCAGAAACTGGTGTCTGaattcaaacaaaataaattcGAAAGAGATGCTTGCAAAAATTGGGATTTGTTTTATAAACGGAACAcgacaaaattttttaaagaccGACATTGGACAACTCGAGAATTCAAAGACTTGTTAAATGAATCAGATTCTGAT aagatagcATTGGAGGTTGGTTGTGGTGTTGGCAATTTCTTGTTTCCACTACTACAAGAAACCAGTTTGTTCTTCTATGCCTGTGACTTTTCGAAACGAGCTGTAGAATTCGTTAAg CAAAATGAATATTATGATGAGAAGAGATGTAAAGTATTTGAGTGTGATATAACTGAAGATGATTTGATGTCCCACATCCCATCCCAGTCTGTTgatattgtttcattaatttttgttttgtcatcAATCCATCCTGATAAGATGCTTAAGTGTttacagaacataaagaag GTAATCAAACCCGGTGGTTGTCTTCTATTCCGAGATTATGGTCTCTATGACCACGCCATGTTACGTTTTGCACCTGGTCACAAATTGGCAGAAAATTTCTATGTACGGCAAGATGGCACTCGGGCATATTATTTCTCAACAG agtTTATTGAACATTTACTGTGTGATGCTGGTTATGATATTTGTCAACTCCATTATGTGAAACGGGAGACTGTCAATAAGAAAGAAGGACTTTGTGTACCACGTATATTTGTACAAGGGAAGTTCATGGTGACAACATcttga
- the LOC106879030 gene encoding cell growth-regulating nucleolar protein yields the protein MVFFSCSNCSESLKKNQVNKHYIRCRMSMVSCLDCNKEFWGDEFNSHIKCISEEEKYSGKDYKARPTQNKGEAKQDAWIQKVQTAIDKSNSKPNIRNLLERLKDYPNIPRKQTKFENFLHNSLRVRDQSLVKEIWDILMTEKTSESKEVDERKDETSVTNGEEKSVDGEIDENKTKKESKREKKAKRSEKQNKKEKKDSRKMMEDESNDNGDAMECDETEVCEEKKKKKSKKRKHEEMETVEYSKKMKENDEKENEEGINVNDNEEEEVEEQERKSKKIKFDWEETIVSILKTKEDQKMSMKRVGKKAIAEYLAQGGYAKSNDKLRATFTKKVTKNPRFVCIKDEVRLSQKN from the coding sequence ATGGTTTTCTTTAGTTGTTCTAACTGTAGTGAATCACTGAAGAAAAACcaagtaaataaacattatatccGATGCCGAATGAGTATGGTATCGTGTCTGGATTGTAACAAAGAGTTTTGGGGCGACGAGTTCAATAGTCACATCAAATGTATCagtgaagaagagaaatattctgGTAAAGATTATAAAGCTCGTCCGACTCAGAACAAGGGAGAAGCGAAACAAGATGCATGGATTCAGAAAGTACAAACAGCCATCGACAAAAGCAACTCGAAGCCTAACATTCGCAACTTACTGGAGAGACTCAAAGATTATCCAAACATTCCCAGAAAACAAACCAAGTTTGAAAACTTTCTACATAACAGTTTACGGGTTCGTGATCAATCGTTGGTAAAAGAAATCTGGGATATATTGATGACTGAAAAAacatcagaaagtaaagaagttGATGAAAGAAAGGATGAAACCAGCGTGACAAATGGTGAGGAAAAGTCCGTTGATGGCGAAATCgatgaaaataaaacgaaaaaggaaagtaaacgagaaaagaaagcaaaacgttctgaaaagcaaaacaagaaggagaaaaaagataGTCGGAAAATGATGGAAGATGAAagtaatgataatggtgacgCTATGGAATGTGATGAAACTGAGGTGTgcgaggagaaaaagaagaagaaatcgaAGAAACGGAAACATGAGGAAATGGAAACGGTTGAGTAttccaagaaaatgaaagagaatgatgaaaaagaaaacgaagaaggaaTAAATGTGAACGacaatgaagaggaggaggtggaagaacaAGAAAGGAAATCGAAGAAAATCAAATTTGATTGGGAAGAAACTATTGTATCGATTCTTAAAACTAAAGAAGATCAGAAAATGAGTATGAAAAGGGTTGGTAAAAAAGCGATAGCtgagtatcttgctcaaggaggATATGCAAAGTCAAATGATAAACTCCGTGCAACTTTTACCAAAAAAGTTACCAAAAATCCTCGATTCGTTTGTATAAAAGATGAAGTAAGACTTTCACAGAAAAACTGA